A stretch of the Pan troglodytes isolate AG18354 chromosome 20, NHGRI_mPanTro3-v2.0_pri, whole genome shotgun sequence genome encodes the following:
- the ZNF358 gene encoding zinc finger protein 358 isoform X2 codes for MRRSVLVRNPGHKGPRPVYEELDSDSEDLDPNPEDLDPVSEDPEPDPEDLNTVPEDVDPSYEDLEPVSEDLDPDAEAPGSEPQDPDPMSSSFDLDPDVIGPVPLILDPNSDTLSPGDPNVDPISSGLTATPQVLATSPAVLPAPASPPRPFSCPDCGRAFRRSSGLSQHRRTHSGEKPYRCPDCGKSFSHGATLAQHRGIHTGARPYQCAACGKAFGWRSTLLKHRSSHSGEKPHHCPVCGKAFGHGSLLAQHLRTHGGPRPHKCPVCAKGFGQGSALLKHLRTHTGERPYPCPQCGKAFGQSSALLQHQRTHTAERPYRCPHCGKAFGQSSNLQHHLRIHTGERPYACPHCSKAFGQSSALLQHLHVHSGERPYRCQLCGKAFGQASSLTKHKRVHEGAAAAAAAAGLGLGPGLSPASMMRPGQVSLLGPDAVSVLGSGLGLSPGTSSGRNPDPGSGPGILLDPSSKPLPGSRSTPSPTPVESSDPKAGHDAGPDLVPSPDLDPVPSPDPDPVPSPDPNPVSCPDPCSPTRGTVSPALPTGKSPEWVQEQGALLGPDG; via the coding sequence ATGCGGCGCTCAGTCCTGGTCAGGAACCCAGGCCACAAAGGCCCGAGACCCGTTTATGAAGAGCTCGACTCTGACTCCGAGGACCTAGACCCCAATCCTGAAGATCTGGACCCGGTTTCTGAAGACCCAGAGCCTGATCCTGAAGACCTCAACACTGTCCCGGAAGACGTGGACCCCAGCTATGAAGATCTGGAGCCCGTCTCGGAGGATCTGGACCCCGACGCCGAAGCTCCGGGCTCGGAACCCCAAGATCCCGACCCCATGTCTTCGAGTTTCGACCTCGATCCAGATGTGATTGGCCCCGTACCCCTGATTCTCGATCCTAACAGCGACACCCTCAGCCCCGGCGATCCAAACGTGGACCCCATCTCCTCTGGCCTCACTGCCACCCCCCAGGTCTTGGCCACCAGCCCCGCGGTGCTCCCCGCCCCCGCCAGCCCGCCCCGGCCCTTCTCCTGCCCGGATTGCGGGCGAGCCTTCCGCCGCAGCTCCGGGCTGAGCCAGCATCGCCGCACGCACAGCGGCGAGAAGCCGTACCGCTGCCCCGACTGCGGGAAGTCCTTCAGCCACGGTGCCACCCTGGCTCAGCACCGTGGCATCCACACTGGGGCGCGGCCGTACCAGTGCGCGGCCTGCGGCAAGGCCTTCGGCTGGCGCTCCACGCTGCTGAAACATCGCAGCAGCCACAGCGGGGAAAAGCCGCACCACTGCCCGGTGTGTGGCAAGGCCTTCGGGCACGGCTCGCTCCTGGCACAGCACCTGCGCACGCACGGCGGCCCGCGGCCCCACAAGTGCCCGGTGTGCGCCAAGGGCTTCGGCCAGGGCTCTGCGCTGCTCAAACACCTGCGCACGCACACGGGCGAGCGGCCCTACCCGTGTCCGCAGTGCGGCAAGGCCTTCGGGCAGAGCTCGGCGCTGCTGCAGCACCAGCGCACACACACGGCTGAGCGCCCCTACCGCTGCCCCCACTGCGGCAAAGCCTTCGGGCAGAGCTCCAACTTGCAACACCACCTGCGCATCCACACGGGCGAGCGGCCCTACGCCTGCCCGCACTGCTCCAAGGCCTTCGGCCAGAGCTCAGCGCTGCTCCAGCACCTGCACGTGCATTCGGGCGAGCGTCCCTATCGCTGTCAGCTCTGCGGGAAGGCCTTCGGCCAGGCCTCCAGCCTCACCAAGCACAAACGGGTGCATGAGGGTGCAGCCGCTGCTGCAGCGGCCGCCGGCCTGGGCCTCGGGCCTGGCCTAAGCCCTGCATCCATGATGAGGCCGGGGCAGGTCTCCCTCCTGGGTCCTGATGCTGTTTCTGTGCTTGGCTCTGGCTTGGGCCTCAGCCCTGGCACCAGCTCTGGCCGCAACCCTGACCCTGGCTCTGGGCCGGGCATTCTGCTGGATCCCAGCTCCAAACCCCTCCCCGGCTCCAGATCCACCCCCAGCCCTACTCCTGTGGAATCTTCTGACCCAAAGGCTGGGCACGACGCTGGTCCCGACCTTGTGCCCAGCCCAGACCTTGAtcctgtgcccagcccagacccTGAtcctgtgcccagccctgatcCCAACCCTGTGTCCTGCCCTGACCCCTGTTCTCCCACTCGTGGCACTGTCAGCCCAGCCCTCCCTACCGGCAAGAGTCCAGAGTGGGTACAGGAGCAAGGGGCACTGCTGGGGCCTGATGGCTGA
- the MCOLN1 gene encoding mucolipin-1 isoform X1, with translation MTAPAGPRGSETERLLTPNPGYGTQAGPSPAPPTPPEEEDLRRRLKYFFMSPCDKFRAKGRKPCKLMLQVVKILVVTVQLILFGLSNQLAVTFREENTIAFRHLFLLGYSDGADDTFAAYTREQLYQAIFHAVDQYLALPDVSLGRYAYVRGGGDPWTNGSGLALCQRYYHRGHVDPANDTFDIDPMVVTDCIQVDPPERPPPPPSDDLTLLESSSSYKNLTLKFHKLVNVTIHFRLKTINLQSLINNEIPDCYTFSVLITFDNKAHSGRIPISLETQAHIQECKHPSVFQHGDNSFRLLFDVVVILTCSLSFLLCARSLLRGFLLQNEFVGFMWRQRGRVISLWERLEFVNGWYILLVTSDVLTISGTIMKIGIEAKNLASYDVCSILLGTSTLLVWVGVIRYLTFFHNYNILIATLRVALPSVMRFCCCVAVIYLGYCFCGWIVLGPYHVKFRSLSMVSECLFSLINGDDMFVTFAAMQAQQGRSSLVWLFSQLYLYSFISLFIYMVLSLFIALITGAYDTIKHPGGAGAEDSELQAYIAQCQDSPTSGKFRRGSGSACSLLCCCGRDPSEEHSLLVN, from the exons ATGACAGCCCCGGCGGGTCCGCGCGGCTCAG AGACCGAGCGGCTTCTGACCCCCAACCCCGGGTATGGGACCCAGGCGGGGCCTTCGCCGGCCCCTCCGACACCCCCAGAAGAGGAAGACCTTCGCCGTCGTCTCAAATACTTTTTCATGAGTCCCTGCGACAAGTTTCGAGCCAAGGGCCGCAAGCCCTGCAAGCTGATGCTGCAAGTGGTCAAGATCCTGGTGGTCACGGTGCAG CTCATCCTGTTTGGGCTCAGTAATCAGCTGGCTGTGACATTCCGGGAAGAGAACACCATCGCCTTCCGACACCTCTTCCTGCTGGGCTACTCGGACGGAGCAGATGACACCTTCGCAGCCTACACGCGGGAGCAGCTGTACCAGGCCATCTTCCATGCTGTGGACCAG TACCTGGCGTTGCCTGACGTGTCACTGGGCCGGTATGCGTATGTCCGTGGTGGGGGTGACCCTTGGACCAATGGCTCAGGGCTTGCTCTCTGCCAGCGGTACTACCACCGAGGCCACGTGGACCCGGCCAACGACACATTTGACATTGATCCGATGGTGGTTACTG ACTGCATCCAGGTGGATCCCCCCGAGCGGCCCCCTCCGCCCCCCAGCGACGATCTCACCCTCTTGGAAAGCAGCTCCAGTTACAAGAACCTCACGCTCAAATTCCACAA GCTGGTCAATGTCACCATCCACTTCCGGCTGAAGACCATTAACCTCCAGAGCCTCATCAATAATGAGATCCCGGACTGCTATACCTTCAGCGTCCTG ATCACGTTTGACAACAAAGCACACAGTGGGCGGATCCCCATCAGCCTGGAGACCCAGGCCCACATCCAGGAGTGTAAGCACCCCAGTGTCTTCCAGCACG GAGACAACAGCTTCCGGCTCCTGTTTGACGTGGTGGTCATCCTCACCTGCTCCCTGTCCTTCCTCCTCTGCGCCCGCTCACTCCTTCGAGGCTTCCTGCTGCAGAAC GAGTTTGTGGGGTTCATGTGGCGGCAGCGGGGACGGGTCATCAGCCTGTGGGAGCGGCTGGAATTTGTCAATGGCTGGTACATCCTGCTCGTCACCAGCGATGTGCTCACCATCTCGGGCACCATCATGAAGATCGGCATCGAGGCCAAG AACTTGGCGAGCTACGACGTCTGCAGCATCCTCCTGGGCACCTCGACGCTGCTGGTGTGGGTGGGCGTGATCCGCTACCTGACCTTCTTCCACAACTACAAT ATCCTCATCGCCACACTGCGGGTGGCTCTGCCCAGCGTCATGCGCTTCTGCTGCTGCGTGGCTGTCATCTACCTGGGCTACTGCTTCTGTGGCTGGATCGTGCTGGGGCCCTATCATGTGAAG TTCCGCTCGCTCTCCATGGTGTCTGAGTGCCTGTTCTCGCTCATCAACGGGGACGACATGTTCGTGACGTTCGCCGCCATGCAGGCGCAGCAGGGCCGCAGCAGCCTGGTGTGGCTCTTCTCCCAGCTCTACCTGTACTCCTTCATCAGCCTCTTCATCTACATGGTGCTCAGCCTCTTCATCGCGCTCATCACCGGCGCCTACGACACCATCAAG CATCCCGGCGGCGCAGGCGCAGAGGACAGCGAGCTGCAGGCCTACATCGCACAGTGCCAGGACAGCCCCACCTCCGGCAAGTTCCGCCGCGGGAGCGGCTCGGCCTGCAGCCTTCTCTGCTGTTGCGGAAG GGACCCCTCGGAGGAGCATTCGCTGCTGGTGAATTGA
- the MCOLN1 gene encoding mucolipin-1 isoform X3, translating into MSPCDKFRAKGRKPCKLMLQVVKILVVTVQLILFGLSNQLAVTFREENTIAFRHLFLLGYSDGADDTFAAYTREQLYQAIFHAVDQYLALPDVSLGRYAYVRGGGDPWTNGSGLALCQRYYHRGHVDPANDTFDIDPMVVTDCIQVDPPERPPPPPSDDLTLLESSSSYKNLTLKFHKLVNVTIHFRLKTINLQSLINNEIPDCYTFSVLITFDNKAHSGRIPISLETQAHIQECKHPSVFQHGDNSFRLLFDVVVILTCSLSFLLCARSLLRGFLLQNEFVGFMWRQRGRVISLWERLEFVNGWYILLVTSDVLTISGTIMKIGIEAKNLASYDVCSILLGTSTLLVWVGVIRYLTFFHNYNILIATLRVALPSVMRFCCCVAVIYLGYCFCGWIVLGPYHVKFRSLSMVSECLFSLINGDDMFVTFAAMQAQQGRSSLVWLFSQLYLYSFISLFIYMVLSLFIALITGAYDTIKHPGGAGAEDSELQAYIAQCQDSPTSGKFRRGSGSACSLLCCCGRDPSEEHSLLVN; encoded by the exons ATGAGTCCCTGCGACAAGTTTCGAGCCAAGGGCCGCAAGCCCTGCAAGCTGATGCTGCAAGTGGTCAAGATCCTGGTGGTCACGGTGCAG CTCATCCTGTTTGGGCTCAGTAATCAGCTGGCTGTGACATTCCGGGAAGAGAACACCATCGCCTTCCGACACCTCTTCCTGCTGGGCTACTCGGACGGAGCAGATGACACCTTCGCAGCCTACACGCGGGAGCAGCTGTACCAGGCCATCTTCCATGCTGTGGACCAG TACCTGGCGTTGCCTGACGTGTCACTGGGCCGGTATGCGTATGTCCGTGGTGGGGGTGACCCTTGGACCAATGGCTCAGGGCTTGCTCTCTGCCAGCGGTACTACCACCGAGGCCACGTGGACCCGGCCAACGACACATTTGACATTGATCCGATGGTGGTTACTG ACTGCATCCAGGTGGATCCCCCCGAGCGGCCCCCTCCGCCCCCCAGCGACGATCTCACCCTCTTGGAAAGCAGCTCCAGTTACAAGAACCTCACGCTCAAATTCCACAA GCTGGTCAATGTCACCATCCACTTCCGGCTGAAGACCATTAACCTCCAGAGCCTCATCAATAATGAGATCCCGGACTGCTATACCTTCAGCGTCCTG ATCACGTTTGACAACAAAGCACACAGTGGGCGGATCCCCATCAGCCTGGAGACCCAGGCCCACATCCAGGAGTGTAAGCACCCCAGTGTCTTCCAGCACG GAGACAACAGCTTCCGGCTCCTGTTTGACGTGGTGGTCATCCTCACCTGCTCCCTGTCCTTCCTCCTCTGCGCCCGCTCACTCCTTCGAGGCTTCCTGCTGCAGAAC GAGTTTGTGGGGTTCATGTGGCGGCAGCGGGGACGGGTCATCAGCCTGTGGGAGCGGCTGGAATTTGTCAATGGCTGGTACATCCTGCTCGTCACCAGCGATGTGCTCACCATCTCGGGCACCATCATGAAGATCGGCATCGAGGCCAAG AACTTGGCGAGCTACGACGTCTGCAGCATCCTCCTGGGCACCTCGACGCTGCTGGTGTGGGTGGGCGTGATCCGCTACCTGACCTTCTTCCACAACTACAAT ATCCTCATCGCCACACTGCGGGTGGCTCTGCCCAGCGTCATGCGCTTCTGCTGCTGCGTGGCTGTCATCTACCTGGGCTACTGCTTCTGTGGCTGGATCGTGCTGGGGCCCTATCATGTGAAG TTCCGCTCGCTCTCCATGGTGTCTGAGTGCCTGTTCTCGCTCATCAACGGGGACGACATGTTCGTGACGTTCGCCGCCATGCAGGCGCAGCAGGGCCGCAGCAGCCTGGTGTGGCTCTTCTCCCAGCTCTACCTGTACTCCTTCATCAGCCTCTTCATCTACATGGTGCTCAGCCTCTTCATCGCGCTCATCACCGGCGCCTACGACACCATCAAG CATCCCGGCGGCGCAGGCGCAGAGGACAGCGAGCTGCAGGCCTACATCGCACAGTGCCAGGACAGCCCCACCTCCGGCAAGTTCCGCCGCGGGAGCGGCTCGGCCTGCAGCCTTCTCTGCTGTTGCGGAAG GGACCCCTCGGAGGAGCATTCGCTGCTGGTGAATTGA
- the MCOLN1 gene encoding mucolipin-1 isoform X2, translating to MTPSQPTRGSSCTRPSSMLWTSTWRCLTCHWAGMRMSVVGVTLGPMAQGLLSASGTTTEATWTRPTTHLTLIRWWLLTASRWIPPSGPLRPPATISPSWKAAPVTRTSRSNSTSTACSLEGGPGWGRQHTRHSHPSNYFPKVGTGPPRPRWCLLGEHFPCQLQSQHVAGDAGTWGRKGPEDAPDPHPSLLPRLVNVTIHFRLKTINLQSLINNEIPDCYTFSVLITFDNKAHSGRIPISLETQAHIQECKHPSVFQHGDNSFRLLFDVVVILTCSLSFLLCARSLLRGFLLQNEFVGFMWRQRGRVISLWERLEFVNGWYILLVTSDVLTISGTIMKIGIEAKNLASYDVCSILLGTSTLLVWVGVIRYLTFFHNYNILIATLRVALPSVMRFCCCVAVIYLGYCFCGWIVLGPYHVKFRSLSMVSECLFSLINGDDMFVTFAAMQAQQGRSSLVWLFSQLYLYSFISLFIYMVLSLFIALITGAYDTIKHPGGAGAEDSELQAYIAQCQDSPTSGKFRRGSGSACSLLCCCGRDPSEEHSLLVN from the exons ATGACACCTTCGCAGCCTACACGCGGGAGCAGCTGTACCAGGCCATCTTCCATGCTGTGGACCAG TACCTGGCGTTGCCTGACGTGTCACTGGGCCGGTATGCGTATGTCCGTGGTGGGGGTGACCCTTGGACCAATGGCTCAGGGCTTGCTCTCTGCCAGCGGTACTACCACCGAGGCCACGTGGACCCGGCCAACGACACATTTGACATTGATCCGATGGTGGTTACTG ACTGCATCCAGGTGGATCCCCCCGAGCGGCCCCCTCCGCCCCCCAGCGACGATCTCACCCTCTTGGAAAGCAGCTCCAGTTACAAGAACCTCACGCTCAAATTCCACAAGTACTGCCTGCTCACTCGAGGGGGGCCCAGGGTGGGGGAGGCAGCACACTAGGCACTCTCACCCCAGCAACTACTTCCCTAAGGTGGGGACAGGGCCCCCCCGCCCGCGCTGGTGCCTGCTGGGTGAGCACTTCCCCTGCCAGCTGCAGAGTCAGCACGTGGCAGGGGACGCTGGCACTTGGGGCCGGAAGGGACCCGAAGACGCCCCTGACCCTCACCCGAGCCTCCTGCCTAGGCTGGTCAATGTCACCATCCACTTCCGGCTGAAGACCATTAACCTCCAGAGCCTCATCAATAATGAGATCCCGGACTGCTATACCTTCAGCGTCCTG ATCACGTTTGACAACAAAGCACACAGTGGGCGGATCCCCATCAGCCTGGAGACCCAGGCCCACATCCAGGAGTGTAAGCACCCCAGTGTCTTCCAGCACG GAGACAACAGCTTCCGGCTCCTGTTTGACGTGGTGGTCATCCTCACCTGCTCCCTGTCCTTCCTCCTCTGCGCCCGCTCACTCCTTCGAGGCTTCCTGCTGCAGAAC GAGTTTGTGGGGTTCATGTGGCGGCAGCGGGGACGGGTCATCAGCCTGTGGGAGCGGCTGGAATTTGTCAATGGCTGGTACATCCTGCTCGTCACCAGCGATGTGCTCACCATCTCGGGCACCATCATGAAGATCGGCATCGAGGCCAAG AACTTGGCGAGCTACGACGTCTGCAGCATCCTCCTGGGCACCTCGACGCTGCTGGTGTGGGTGGGCGTGATCCGCTACCTGACCTTCTTCCACAACTACAAT ATCCTCATCGCCACACTGCGGGTGGCTCTGCCCAGCGTCATGCGCTTCTGCTGCTGCGTGGCTGTCATCTACCTGGGCTACTGCTTCTGTGGCTGGATCGTGCTGGGGCCCTATCATGTGAAG TTCCGCTCGCTCTCCATGGTGTCTGAGTGCCTGTTCTCGCTCATCAACGGGGACGACATGTTCGTGACGTTCGCCGCCATGCAGGCGCAGCAGGGCCGCAGCAGCCTGGTGTGGCTCTTCTCCCAGCTCTACCTGTACTCCTTCATCAGCCTCTTCATCTACATGGTGCTCAGCCTCTTCATCGCGCTCATCACCGGCGCCTACGACACCATCAAG CATCCCGGCGGCGCAGGCGCAGAGGACAGCGAGCTGCAGGCCTACATCGCACAGTGCCAGGACAGCCCCACCTCCGGCAAGTTCCGCCGCGGGAGCGGCTCGGCCTGCAGCCTTCTCTGCTGTTGCGGAAG GGACCCCTCGGAGGAGCATTCGCTGCTGGTGAATTGA